In Candidatus Manganitrophus morganii, the genomic window ATGCTGGAAGGAGTTGAAGTCTTGTTGGTGGACGATGAGGCCGACGCCCGCGAACTGCTCACTCTGATTCTTCAAAGATCGGGCGCCCGGGTGATCACCGTTTCATCGGCCCGAGAGGCGATCGACAGGCTCAAGCGGAAAAAGCCCGATCTTTTGGTGAGCGATATTGAAATGCCGGGAGAGGATGGTTATTCCCTGATCCGGAGGGTCCGGGCGCGAGAGGCCGAACGCGGGGAAGGGAGCGTTCCGGCGGTGGCGTTGACCGCTTATGCCGGAAGGGCCGATCGACGGCGGGCCCTCATGGCCGGTTTTCAAAAGCATGTTCCCAAGCCGGTCGATCCCGCGGGATTGGTCGCCGTGGTGGCGGGCCTGATCGGACTTCCGAAGGAGGAGCATCGGGCCCCCGATCGATCCTCGGACGAAGCGAATTCCCGCTGATCCGACGCGTTCCCTTTACGCCCCTTCAATTTTCCCATCGACCATTTTGATGAGCCGATCGGCCTGAAGCGACAGCTTCTCGTTATGCGTCACTAGGACGAAGGTGGTCCCCCTTTCCCGGTTGAGCTTTTTTAGCAGGGAGAAGACCTCATCGCTCGTGTGGGTGTCGAGATTTCCGGTCGGCTCGTCGGCCAGAATTAATTGCGGCTGCAGGACCAGCGCCCGTGCGATGGCGACCCGTTGCTGCTCCCCCCCGGAGAGTTGCCCCGGCCGGTGGGTCAGCCGATGACCCAACCCGACCGCTTCGAGCATTTCCTGAGCGGCTGCTTCGATCTTCTGCCGCTCCATCCGTCGGATCAATCCCGGCATCATGACATTTTCGAGCGCCGTGAATTCGGGAAGAAGATGATGGAACTGAAAGACATAGCCGATCTTTCGATTCCGGAATTCGGCCAGCTCCCGATCGGACCGGGAGAAGAGGTCGATCCCTTCAAAGAAGACCTTCCCGGAGGTCGGGCGGTCGAGCGCGCCGAGGAGATGGAGCAGCGTGCTCTTGCCGACCCCCGATGCCCCGACGATCGCCAACAGCTCTCCCTTTTGGATTCCGATCGTTACCCCTTTCAGGATGACCAGCTCCTTGCCGGCGATCGGAAACGATTTGTAGAGGTCGATCACTTCAATCATCGATATAATCCAAGCTACTCATACCTGAGCGCCTCGGCGGGATCGAGTTTGGCGGCCTGCCAGGAAGGGTAGAGGGTGGCGAAAAATCCGATGAGGACCGCCGCCAACGAGACAAAGAAGACATCGAGCGCGTTGATCTTCACCGGCAGGTGGCTGATGTAGTAGATGTCGGCCGGCAGCGTATAGAACTTCTGAAGCACCCAACAAACGACGAGTCCCAAGGGCGTTCCAAGGATCACCCCCACCAGGCCGATGATCACCCCCTCCAGCATGAAGATCCGCATGATTGACTCCCGCGTCGCCCCCATCGCCTTCAAAATGGCGATCTCCCGGCTCTTTTCAACCACCGTCATCGTGAGGGTGCTGACGATGTTGAAAGAGGCGACCAGAATGATCAAGACGAGGATAATGAACATCATCATCTTTTCGAGCTGGAGCGCCGAGAAGAGGTTCCGGTTAAGCTTCATCCAGTCGCGCGCCTGGTAAGGAAAACCAAGATGGGTCTCGATCTGCTGAGCCACCCGGTCGGCGATGAAGATGTCATCGACCTTCACCTCGATCCCGGTGACGACGTCGGAGAGGTTGAAGAAGTTCTGCGCCTCTTTGATCGAGATGTAGGCGAGCGAAGAGTCATATTCGTACATGCCGGAGTCGAAGATGCCGACCACCCGGAATTTCCGGATCTTCGGCGTAAAACCCATGGGGCCGGTGAGCGATTTGCTGATCGACGCTCCCTCCTGGCCGACCGGCGAGACGATATTGATCCGATCTCCGAGAAACGCCCCCAATCGCCCCGCCAGCTCCCTGCCGATAATGATGCCGGGGAGGATCTTCTCCGGCTCCCCTTCCGTCTCCTCGATTCCCTCTTCTGGAAGAGAAGATTCGGGAGGATTGGTGAGGTAGTCGAGCCGCCCTTCGACGATGTTTTTGCCGATCTCGGTGACCTCCGCTTCGGTTTCGGGGTTAATGCCGCGCAGGACCACGCCGAAGACGTTGGTATCGGAGGAGAGGAGGACCTGTCTGAAGATAAAGGGGGTGGCGGCGACCACGTGCGGAACCTTCTTCGCCTCGTCGACCAGCCGGGGATATTCAGGAATCTCGTCCCGGGTCCGGTCGGTGATGACGATGTGGGAGTTGGTTCCGAGGATCTTATCGCGGAGGTCTTCCTTGAAGCCGGTCATGACGGCAAGGGTGGCGATGAGTGCGGCCACGCCGACCATGACCCCGCCGATCGAGATCAGCGTATTCAGGGAAATGCTTTTTTGGCGCCGTTTGGCCTTCAGGTAGCGAAGGCCGACGAAAAATTCGTAAGGAAATGCCATCCCATCCTTTCCGTTGCGAAATTATTCCTTCTCCGCGGCGGAGGGGGAGCGGTGTTCCGGTCTCATCTGCGGAAAGAGGATCACGTCGCGAATCGAGCTCTGATTGGTCAACAACATCACCAGCCGGTCGATCCCAATCCCTTCCCCCGCGGTCGGGGGCATTCCATATTCCAGGGCGCGGAGGTAGTCCTCATCCATCACATGGGCTTCCAAATCGCCTGCCGCCCGCTGGGCCACCTGCGATTCGAAGCGGGACCGCTGATCGTGCGGGTCGTTCAACTCAGAGAAGGCGTTTGCGATCTCGCGCGAGGCGATATACATCTCAAACCGCTCGGTCAGATGCGGCTGATCCGGTTTTCGCTTTGCCAGCGGGGAGATCTCCGTCGGATAGTCGGTGATGAAGACCGGTCCCGTCAGCTCCGGCTCGACCGTCATCTCAAAAAGATCGTTCAACTGTTTTCCGAGGGAGGCCCCTTGTTTGATCGGCAGCCCCGCCCGCTGCATCAGCTCGGCGACCTTCTGCGGATCGGAGAGGTCGCTCACGGCGACCTGGTATTTCTCCGCGATCGCATCGAGGTAGGCGAGCCGGCGCCAGGGGGGGGTCAGATCAATCTGCTTTTCTTGGTATTCGAACGTCAGCGTCCCCAAGACCTCCTGCGCCACGGTGGTAATGAGCGATTCGGTGAACGACATCAAATCCCGGTAATCGGCGTAAGCCATGTAGAATTCGAGCATGGTGAATTCGGGGTTGTGAATCGTCGAGATCCCCTCGTTCCGAAAATTCCGGTTGATCTCGAAAACCCGCTCGAACCCCCCGACGATCAGCCGCTTCAGATAAAGCTCCGGCGCAATTCTCAGGTAGAGGTCGACTCCCAGCGTATTGTGGTGGGTGATGAAGGGACGGGCTGCCGCGCCTCCGGGGATCGGGTGCATCATCGGCGTCTCCACCTCCAGGAAGCCATGCTGCGTCAGAAAGCGGCGGATCGAATCGATGATCATGCTGCGGAGCGCAAAGACTTTCCGAACTTCCGGGTTGGCGATCAGATCGACATATCGCATCCGGTAGCGGGTCTCGACGTCGGTCAATCCGTGCCATTTCTCTGGAAGGGGGCGAAGCGATTTGGAGAGGAGGGTCAGGCGGTCGGCTTGAAGGGTCAGCTCGTCGGTCTTCGTCCGGAAAAGCGGACCTTCGACCCCGATGTAGTCGCCGATATCGAGCTTCTCGAAGAGATCGTAACCGGCCTCCCCCAGATGGTCTTTCTTGAAGTAGACCTGAAGCCGCCCGGCGGCGTCTTGCAGGTGCGAAAAAGCGGCTTTCCCGAAACGGCGAAGCGAGATCATCCTCCCTGAGATCTTATAGGAAACCGGCTGCGCCTCAAGGGTCTCTTTGGTCGAGGCGTGATGCTTCTCGACAATCTCGGCGAGCGGCGTCTTCCCCTCGAAGCGGGCGCCGTACGGATCGATCCCGGCGGCGCGGAGGGTCTCCAGCTTCTTGATCCGCTGGACAATCTGGTCGTTGGTCTCTTCCATCTAGGATGAAACTCCTCAATTCGTATTGGGCTGGGACGACTCTCTGAGCGGTGAGAATCCTTTCAAAAATCAAATCATTATAGAGGATTGGCCGGGACACGTCAAGGATCAGACATGGCATGACGGAACGGCCGTTTTCTTGTCAAAAGGGGGATCGGCTGTTACACTCAAATGGAGTATGAAACGCTTGGAAAAACAATGAACCGGATCAAGTTAAGCCCTCTCTCCTTACGGGGAGCAGGGATTTTTTTTCTCGTCATCGTTTTATCCCTTCACGCCTGCGGGCGGGGAGGGGGGAGTCGGCATCGGGGGGGGCGTCCTCCTGCCGCGCCGGCCGGGGTCGCCGTGACCGCATTCAGCGGGGCGGTTGTCATCGGATGGGACCCGGTCGAGGAGGCGACCTCCTACCATGTCTACGTGGCGGCCGGCCCAGGGGTGACGAAAGCGAATTACGAGACCCTCCCTTTCGGGAAGCGGAATCCCGCGGCCGCCGGTCCCTTCACGCAGAGCGACCTCTTCGACGGGACGACCTATTATTTTGTCGTCACAGCGGTGAATGCGGCGGGGGAGAGTGCAGAATCGGCCGAGGTCTCTGCGACACCGATGTCGACCGCGCTTCCTCTCCCTCCCGCCGGACTCAGAGCGATCGCCGCGGACGGTCAGGTCACACTGGAATGGAACTCCGTCACCGGCGCCTCGAGTTATTTCCTCTACAGGGCGACCGTTTCCGGGATCAACCGAGACAATTGGAACACCATTGTCGGCGGAAATCGGACCCAGGTTCCGGGAGGTGCGACGGTCTATATCGAAGACAGCCTGACCAACGGGACGACCTACTTTTTCGTCGTCACCGCCCAGAACAGTCTGGGCCAGAGCGAGGAGTCGGCCGAGGTTTCGGCGACCCCCTTTGCGGCGGACACCGTTCCGGTGCAACCGACAAACTTAACTGCTTCAGCCGCGGACGGTGAAGTCATCCTCCATTGGAATGCCGCCGCAGGGGCGCAGTTTTACAATGTCTACTGGGGGACGGCGGCGGGGGTGACCCCGGACAACGGAACAAAAATTTCAAATCTTTCCGGCACCACCTACACGCACACCGGCCTCACGAACAACACCACTTACCATTACATTCTGACAGCGGAGAATGCCCACGGGGAAAGTCTTCCGTCCGAGGAGGCCTCGGCCACGCCGATTCCGACCCCGCCCCCGGCGGTGGTGACGTTGCCTCCGAGCGAGGTCTTGAAAACCGGCTCGGCGATTTTACATGGAGAGGTCAATCCGTTGGGATTCTCAGGCCAAACGACGGTTTATTTTGAATGGGGGGTGACGACGGCCTACGGCAGCAGCACGGCGCCACAAACAAAATCGGGAGGGAATACCTTTGTGGCGGTTTCCGACAGTTTAACGGGTCTGCAGCCGAACACCCCTTATCATTACCGGATCGTGGCGACCAACGACAGGGGAAGCGGCTTTGGAGCGGATCAAAGCTTCATTCTCCCCTTCCTCGGTCAGCCGAATGAATTTCCGGTCCGGGGTGGAGGAAGCCCCAACGATGTCGTGGTGGCCAAATTCGATGCGGGTAATCTATTCGATTTGGCCGTGGTGAATTTTGCGACCCATGAGGTCTCGCTGTTGACCGGGAACGGAGACGGCACGTTCGATGCCGCCGTCCATTTTCCGGCGACCCCTCCCGGTGTGCAGGGCTTTCCGCAGCATCTCGCCTCGGGAGACTTCAATAAGGATGGCATGCCTGATCTTGTCGTTTCCAACGGCGCCGTGGGAACGATGACGCTGCTTCTCAATACCGGGGGGGGCTTCGCGGCGGCCGTCTCGTTTGATCTTTGGATCGATCCGGACGACAGCGGACGGACCTTCCCGTCCGACTTGGTCGTCGCCGACTTCAACGAGGACGGAAACGACGATGTGGCCGTCACCGCGGTGATGAACGGCATCGGAAATGTTTCCGTCCTCCTGGGAGACGGGGCGGGAGGATTCGGCGCGCCGGTTCTCTTTCCAGCGGAAACCAGCCCTTCGGGAGTCGTCGCCGTTGATCTGGACGGGGATATGAACCTTGATCTGATCGTTGCCAACAGCTTAATCAATGAGATCTCCCTTCTCTCGGGGAACGGGGACGGCACGTTTGATCCGCCGGTCTCCTTTTCGATCGGGACCGACGCGTTCCATCGGCCGGTGGCCTTGGTTTCGGAGGACTTCGACGAAGACGGCACTCCCGATCTGGCGGTGGTGAATAACGAGAGCGGGACGGTTTCGATCTTCCTGAACGACGGGACCGGCGGTTTTGCCGCGCCGACCCGCTTCCCGGTCGGATTGGAGCCCCAAGGGATCGAGGTCGGCGACTTTAACGGCGATGGAAAACCGGACCTGGTCATTCCGAATTTTCGCACCGCCGTCGAGACGGAGTCGGTCACGGTTTATGTGGGGGTCGGAGACGGCACGTTTGGCCCCTCGCTTGAGATCACCCTCGGGACAAGTAAAAACCCGGTGGCCGCCGCCGCGGGGTATTTTGATGATGATCCTGTCGATCCGAATGCTCTACGCGATCTCGTCGTCGTGAACCGGAGCGGGAACTCGGTCTCGGTTCTTTTAGGACAGTAGGGCTCCAACGGCCGCTCCAGCCGTAGGCCGCTTCACTCGCGTCAGCATTGATCCGCTTATGCCGCCCGCTTCGGAATGATCGAAATCCCGCCGCTCCGCTCCAGAACGGCATATTTGATCTGGTCCATCCTCTCCAGCCCGAGCCGCTCCCGGGCCGCCGTCAGAATATCCGATTCATCGACCCGTGCTTTGTCCATCCGATCGTGAAGCGGGCGGCCGTTTTCCACAATGACGAGGGGAACGCCGTCGAGCCACTTTTCCGCCTGCGGCGACCGCTGCTTGATCAACGACATCAGGATGTCGGCTCCGAGGAGCGTGATAATCAGCAGAAAGGCGTTGGTGATGGAGTAGTCCTGGCCAAGCAGGGCCTGTTGGGTCGCTTCTGCAATAATCAGAATGAGGATAAAATCAAAGGTGGTGACCTCCGCAACGGAACGCTTCCCGGCAATCCGGAAGACGATCAAGAGAAATATGTAAACGGCGAGACCGCGTAGAACGGCGTCCATAAAAGACCTCCTTGGGTTCATAAAAGAGAGAGCACACTCATGGATAAATCCACTGGCGGAAAGTCAGCTCCTCTTCCGTGTTGAGACCGACCCGGCCTGAAAGCAGGCCGAACCGCTCGGTCTCCAGGTGAAATGTAATCTCCTTGGGAGGCCCCGATTTCTCGACCCGAAAAAGGTAGGTGAGATGGTCCGGACCCCCTTCGACCTCGTCCGGCTCCGGGGTGATTCGCCTAATCTGCACCCCCTTTAGATAATCGTGGTTGATCCAGACACGGACCGCCCCCTCTTTTTCAACGCCGGGCTCCAGATGGATGTGGAGGGTTGCCGGGGATTGAAATCTCTCAAAACGGTTATACTCCAACCGGAGAGGCCCCCCTTGCCGGCCTTGGCTGGCGCTGCTGAGCGGCCCCGGACCGAATAGCCCGAGAAAGGCTCCCATCACCGCGAGCCCCATAAGAATCCAGCCGAACCGTTGGATCTTCCAGGAGCGTTCTTGAAAAGGGAGATCTTCATAGACCTCTAAACTTCCGACCTGCTTCATCGTTGCCATCGTTGCATCCTCATCTTTTCCAATCATCTCATCAAAAGCAAAAAGCAAAACTTATGCCGGTAGCTGGACCAGAGGCAGCCGCTATGGAATGGCATTGATGAGCTTGGGTTACAACTGATCCTGAACCGGGACAGACCTTGAGCGGGCAAGGGCGCGCGACTCCTTCCTTGTATTTCCTGGAAAGGTAGTGATACAATGAAACGCTGTCTGCGTCATCATCCATTTCTTCTTCGATTCTGTTCTTGTTTTTATTCGATTCAGCGCGTCCCAACACCCCTGGGGTCCAGCGCGATCCCTCCTACGGGCCCGACGAGAAGATTCGTCATTGATGTCTACTTGAAGATAGGTGAATGGATTTGCATGTTTCAACGGGATGGACTTCCGATCGCTCGGATTGATAAAGTGCGCGGTGATAGAGACGGCTTGCATTGAAGGCGTTGAGTGGACTCTGTGAAGAGGAGTCTGCATGAACACCACAATCGGCTATACTATAGGAAAGTGTCGTTCCACACGCGAGGGGGAGGTTCCAGCTTTCCTCTTTGTCGTAACCAGGAGGTGAAGATCCGTGCAAAAAAAGATTTTAGTCGTCGACGATAACCAAGATACGGTCCAGATCTTAACGGCCGTACTCAAACGAGGGGGATATATTGTCGTGGCGGCGAGAGACGGGGTCGAGGCGGTTGAGAAGGTTCAACAGGAAAGACCGGCGCTGGTCCTTTCGGATCTCATGATGCCGAAGCTGGACGGCTTTGGGGTTATGGAGGCGATGCGGGCCGATCCGGGGATGAACCAGATTCCGGTGCTGATTATCTCCGCCAAGGTCGATCCGGTCTCCAAGGCGCGGGGGATGGAGTTGGGTGCCAAGGATTATATCGTAAAGCCGATCAACCCCGGCGAAGTTCTCCAGAAGGTACGGCACCATCTTCAAGAAGGTCTCAACTAGAAACAGGTCACAATCCACCTTTCTTCAATCCCTTCCATTTCTTTGAGATCCTCTCTATTTCTTCGTTTACCCGCTTGATAAAAGTGAAATAGCCTGGTACACTCCCTTCATTCCGAAGGAATGAGGGACCTCTTTGCCGGAATCAAAACGGATTCATATCATCGCCGTCTGCGGGACGGGGATGGCCGCCCTCGCCGGACTCCTCAAAAAGGGGGGGCACGCCGTCACCGGCTCCGACACACAGATCTACCCCCCCATGAGCACCCTTCTTGAAGAAGCGGGAATTCCTTGCAAGATCGGATATGACCCGTCTCACATCGAACCGAACACCGACCTGGTGATCATCGGAAATGCCGTCGGCAAAACCAATCCGGAGGTGGTCGCCACCCTAGAGCGGGGATTGCCCTATTTCTCCATGCCGGCGGCGCTGGGGGAGTTTTTCCTCAAGGGAAAAACGTCGCTGGTGGTGGCCGGGACACACGGAAAGACGACCACCTCTTCTCTTCTCGCCTGGGTCTTGACCTCGGCAGGGCTCGATCCGGGAATGATGATCGGCGGCTGGGTGAAGAACTTCAACAGCAACCACCGCTCGGGCAAAGGGAATTACTTCGTCGTTGAAGGAGACGAATACGACACCGCCTTCTTCGACAAAGGACCCAAGTTCCTTCATTATCAGCCCCATCACGCCATCCTGACCAGTATCGAGTTCGACCACGGCGATATCTATGCCGATCTGGCGGCGATTAAACAATCCTTCCGAAAGTTCGTGGCGCTTCTCCCCGCGGAGGGATTGCTGGTGACGGCCGCGGGAGATCCCGCGATCGGGGAGGTCATCAAAGGGGCCGGCTGCCGGATCGAGACCTACGGGATCGATGAAGAGGCCGATTGGCAGGCGGAGCAGATCCATATGACCGGGGAGCTCCTTTCATTCGACGTTTTCCGCCGCCGAAAAAAAATGGGGACGATTCGAAACCCCTTGGCCGGCCGGCATAACCTGAAAAATACATTGGCAGTGATCGCGTTGGCGCACGAGGTCGGCGTTCCTTGGGAAAAAATCGCGGAAGGGGTGCTGCGATTCGAGGGGATCAAGCGGCGCCAGGAGATCGTGGGGGAGGTTCGCGATATATTGATCATCGATGACTTCGCCCATCATCCGACCGCCATCTCCGAGACCCTTATGGCCCTCCGGCTCCGGTATCCGACCCGGCGGCTCTGGGCCGTCTTCGAGCCGCGCTCCGCCACCAGCCGGCGGAATGTCTTTCAGAAGGAGTTTGTCGCCGCCCTTGCCCCGGCCGACCGGATTATCTTGGCCGACATCTTCGCCCCGGAGAAGATTCCGGCGGAGGATCGGCTCAATCCCGAAAAGATCATCTCCGATCTGGTCGCGCTTGGAAAGAACGCCCGGTTTTTATCGACCGCCGACCGGATCGTCTCCGAAATGGTGAAGGAACTGGTGCCGGGAGATGTCGTCTGCGTGATGTCGAGCGGCGGTTTCGGCGGGATTCACCAAAAATTGATTTCGAAATTGGCGATGTAGGGGCGAATCTCGCTTGCACTGTAGCACCGTGTATTCGCCCTAGCCCGACAATAATGAAAATGATGGGCGATCACGAGGATCGCCCCTACCGTTAGGAATGTGTCCAGTCGAATCTCCCAAAAAATGCAGGAGGGGGTCGCCGCCGGGGTCTTCCCGGGGGGGGTCCTATTGGTCTCCTCCCAAGGGGAGGTCCGTTTTCATCAGGCGTTCGGATCGGCCTCGCTGATTCCCAATCAGGTCCCGATGACCTGCGATACTCTTTTTGATCTCGCCTCCCTGACGAAGCCGCTCGCCACCGCCGCCGCGATCCTCATTTTAATTCAGAATGACCTTCTTGCCCTCACCGATCCGCTCTCGAAGTTTTTTCCCGAGTTTACTTTCGGAGCGAAGCGGGAGATCACCCTCTATCATCTCTTGAACCACAGCGCCGGTCTTCCCGATTGGAAGCCCTATTATCAGGAGATTGCAGAACAGGAGGAAAAAGATCCCGGTTTTCTCGGCTCCTCTGCGGCCAAGCAGAAAATCTGCCAACGGGTGAAAGAGGAGCCGCTGATCGCCTATCCGGGGGCGAAAAGCCTTTATAGCGATCTCGGTTTTATTCTCCTCGGAGAGGTGGTGGAAGCGGTGGCGACGGAGCCGCTTCACCGCTTTTGTTATCGGAACCTCTTTTCAAAACACGATTGCAAGGAGACTTTCTTTATCCGGCTCGGACGGCGGCCGCAGGCCTATCGGGGGCGCCTTTTTGCGGCGACCGAGGAGTGTCCCTGGCGGGGCAAGGTGATCCGGGGGTGGGTTCACGACGATAATGCTTATGCGATGGGAGGGGTAGCCGGCCATGCCGGTTTATTCTCGACGGCGTGGGAGGTCTACCGTCTGGTCCGGCTTTGGTTCGATTCGATCGCAGGAACGGGGCCGCTCAATTCAACGCTGGCGACCCTCTTTACCACCTGCCAGAAGGGAAATGACATTCCGGTCGGCTCCTCCTGGGGGTTGGGGTGGGATACCCCCTCACATCCTCATTCCTCTTCAGGCCGGTTTTTTTCTCCAATGAGCTTCGGCCATCTTGGCTTTACCGGAACATCGATTTGGGTCGACCGGAAGAGAGATCTGATTGTAATCTTGTTGACCAATCGGGTCCATCCGAGCCGGGACAATTCGGAGATCCGTCTCTTCCGCCCCGAGCTCCACGATCTGATTTTTGAGGAGGTGGTCGGTGTCTAACCAGCGCCGGCAGTCGATCATCAAGCCGAAACGGCTCTCCCCCGGGGAGACGATCGGAGTTGTGGCGCCGGCCGGACGGGTGGAGCCGGCCGATCTTCACCGCGGTGTGCTCCGGCTCGAACAGCTTGGGTTCAAGGTCATCGTCGGGCGGCACGTTGAGAAGAGCCACCGCTACCTCGCCGGGAAAGACCCCGACCGGGCGGCCGACCTCCGGTCGATGTTCGAGAACCGTGATGTCCGCGCCGTCCTCTGCGCGCGGGGGGGCTCCGGAACCGCCCGGCTTCTTCGTTTCCTCGATCGGAACCGCCTTGAACCGAAGATTTTCCTCGGCTGCAGCGATGTCACGACCCTGCTCCTCTATTTCTCCCGCATCTTGGGTTGGGTGACCTTCCATGGCCCGATGGTCGCAACGCAGTTTGGGAAAGGACCGAATCAGGCGATGGACGAAAACTTCATGAAGGTCCTCGGCGGCCAGGCGGTGGAAATGTCGTTCCCCGGCGTCCGGACATTGCGGCCCGGTCAAGCGGAGGGGATCTTGACCGGCGGCTGTCTTACCCTGATCTGCACAACCATCGGGACCCCCTATGAGATCGAGACCAAAGATAAGATCCTCTTTATTGAAGACATCGATGAGGCCCCCTATCGAATCGATCGGATGCTCTCTTATCTGAAAGGGTTGGGCAAATTCGACCATGTGCGGGGGGTTGTCTTTGGTCAGATGCCCCGTTGCCAGCCGGAGCTCCTTCCCGAGATCATTATGGAAATTTTTGATGAACTCCCCGTCCCGGTTCTCTTTGGTTTCCCTTCCGGCCATGGGGATTCGCTCGCCACCCTTCCCTTCGGCCTTCCTGTGCGGATCGATGGAATCACCGGCACCATAGGAATGGTGGAGCCGGCTGTCCTTTGATGATCTCCAGGTGTGAAAGATTTACATATCTTCATTAAGCCCTCGCATCGTTTGTATATAACTTACCCAAGGCAATCCTCTCTATCTACTTTGATTTCCAATTAATTTTGTCTTTCTTTCCTTCGCCGCATTCCGTTGCAACGGGTTGATCCCACTTCCTAAAAAGTGCATGTTTTTTCATCGATCATC contains:
- a CDS encoding LD-carboxypeptidase — translated: MSNQRRQSIIKPKRLSPGETIGVVAPAGRVEPADLHRGVLRLEQLGFKVIVGRHVEKSHRYLAGKDPDRAADLRSMFENRDVRAVLCARGGSGTARLLRFLDRNRLEPKIFLGCSDVTTLLLYFSRILGWVTFHGPMVATQFGKGPNQAMDENFMKVLGGQAVEMSFPGVRTLRPGQAEGILTGGCLTLICTTIGTPYEIETKDKILFIEDIDEAPYRIDRMLSYLKGLGKFDHVRGVVFGQMPRCQPELLPEIIMEIFDELPVPVLFGFPSGHGDSLATLPFGLPVRIDGITGTIGMVEPAVL